One genomic region from Manis pentadactyla isolate mManPen7 chromosome 12, mManPen7.hap1, whole genome shotgun sequence encodes:
- the CALHM4 gene encoding calcium homeostasis modulator protein 4, with the protein MSTTLNNVLASLQKSGTFINSLIAALTIGGQQLFSSFTFRCPCQVGKNFYYGSAFLVIPAVILLLAGYALRSQMWIITSEYCCSCAPPRRRISLLERKLACLRFFSITGRALVAPLTWLAVTLLTGTYYECAASEFASVDHYPVFENVSASKREEILAGFPCCKSAPSDMMLVRDEVALLHRYQSQMLGWILITLATTAALVSSCLARCCSPLTSLQHCYWTNHLHNERELFEQAAEQHSRLLIMQRIKKLFGFIPGNEDIKHIRIPSCQDWRDISAPSLLCMGDNLQGHYSFLGDRVDEDNEESKSGGIELKP; encoded by the exons ATGAGCACAACTCTTAACAACGTTCTAGCTTCTCTGCAGAAAAGTGGAACGTTTATCAATTCTTTAATTGCTGCTTTGACTATTGGTGGGCAACAACTGTTCTCCTCTTTCACATTCAGATGTCCCTGTCAGGTTGGGAAAAATTTCTATTATGGTTCTGCTTTTCTAGTCATTCCTGCTGTGATTCTTCTGCTTGCTGGCTATGCTCTAAGAAGCCAGATGTGGATAATTACCAGTGAATACTGCTGCAGCTGTGCACCTCCACGCCGGAGAATCAGCCTCCTGGAACGCAAGCTGGCTTGCCTCAGGTTCTTCAGCATCACGGGGAGAGCACTTGTTGCACCATTAACGTGGCTGGCAGTGACCCTGCTGACAGGCACTTACTATGAGTGTGCAGCAAGTGAATTCGCATCTGTTGACCATTACCCAGTGTTTGAGAATGTCAGTGCCAGCAAACGGGAAGAGATCCTAGCTGGGTTTCCATGTTGCAAATCAGCTCCATCTGACATGATGCTGGTAAGAGATGAAGTAGCACTTCTGCACAGATACCAGTCACAA ATGCTGGGCTGGATTTTGATCACCTTGGCAACCACCGCTGCCCTTGTCTCCTCCTGTTTGGCCAGGTGCTGCTCTCCCCTCACCTCTCTGCAGCATTGCTACTGGACCAACCACCTCCACAATGAGAGAGAGCTCTTTGAACAAGCTGCAGAACAGCATTCACGGCTCCTCATCATGCAGCGCATAAAAAAACTATTtggtttcattcctggaaatgaaGATATCAAACACATCCGTATCCCTTCATGCCAGGATTGGAGAGATATTTCAGCACCCAGTCTTCTCTGCATGGGTGATAACTTGCAAGGTCACTATAGCTTCCTTGGGGACAGGGTGGATGAGGATAATGAGGAAAGCAAATCAGGAGGTATTGAATTAAAACCCTGA